From Paraflavitalea devenefica, the proteins below share one genomic window:
- a CDS encoding carboxylate-amine ligase, whose amino-acid sequence MGNTNYKQFTLGIEEEYMVLDPNTRELKSHEQKIVTEGQKVIKDKVKAEMHQAVVEVGTDICQNVDEAFHDVATLRKTIAGIAHEQGFGMGASGTHPFSHWESQLITDHIRYNEIVNELQEAARSNLIFGLHVHVGMESREMANHIANSTRYFLPHIYALSTNSPFWEGRQTGYKSFRTKVFDKFPRTGIPETFDSIESYDNYIKLLVKTNCIDNAKKIWWDLRVHPFFNTVEFRICDVPMTVSETIAIAALFQGVCAKIYKLRNQNLNFIQYSRALINENKWRASRYGIDGRLIDFGKEEEVNARVLIYELLDFIDDVVDPLGSRHAVNYIARMMEEGTGADRQLKVFEQTQSLSSVVDYIQNQFLYGL is encoded by the coding sequence ATGGGAAACACCAATTACAAGCAATTTACACTGGGCATCGAGGAAGAATACATGGTACTGGATCCCAATACCCGTGAACTCAAAAGTCATGAACAGAAAATAGTGACCGAAGGACAGAAAGTCATTAAAGATAAAGTAAAGGCCGAAATGCACCAGGCCGTAGTAGAAGTAGGTACCGACATCTGCCAGAATGTAGACGAAGCCTTTCATGATGTGGCTACCCTGCGTAAAACCATTGCCGGCATTGCCCATGAGCAGGGCTTCGGCATGGGCGCTTCCGGCACGCATCCTTTCAGTCATTGGGAAAGTCAGCTCATCACCGATCATATCCGGTACAATGAGATCGTCAACGAACTACAGGAAGCAGCGCGCAGCAACCTCATCTTTGGCCTGCATGTGCATGTAGGCATGGAGAGCCGGGAAATGGCCAACCACATCGCCAATTCCACCCGTTATTTCCTGCCGCATATCTATGCCCTCAGCACCAATTCCCCTTTCTGGGAAGGCCGGCAAACAGGCTATAAATCATTCCGTACCAAAGTATTCGACAAATTCCCCCGCACCGGCATACCCGAAACATTTGATTCTATCGAATCTTATGACAACTACATCAAGCTGCTGGTGAAGACCAACTGTATAGACAATGCCAAAAAAATATGGTGGGACCTCCGGGTGCATCCTTTCTTCAACACCGTGGAATTCCGCATCTGCGATGTACCAATGACGGTTTCCGAAACCATTGCTATTGCGGCCCTCTTCCAGGGAGTATGTGCCAAAATATACAAGCTGCGCAACCAGAACCTCAACTTCATCCAGTATTCACGCGCACTCATCAACGAAAACAAATGGCGCGCCAGCCGCTATGGTATTGATGGCCGCCTGATTGACTTTGGCAAGGAAGAAGAAGTAAATGCACGGGTGCTCATTTATGAACTGCTCGACTTCATTGATGATGTGGTTGATCCGCTCGGCAGCCGCCATGCAGTGAACTACATAGCCCGTATGATGGAAGAAGGGACCGGTGCCGACAGGCAACTAAAAGTCTTTGAACAAACGCAAAGCCTTTCCAGCGTAGTAGACTACATCCAAAACCAGTTTCTCTACGGATTATGA
- a CDS encoding amidase yields the protein MKHVLLVLSFFILYTTQAQQKADTTTITQAARLSDLSFTAAEKDSMVDGLNDNLQHYRKMHELSIPNSLPYPFAFNPAPHGYTVPVKQAAVAFNIPANINLPANRNELAFYSLLQLASLIKYKKISSVELTTFFLDRLKKWGDTLECVITLTPELALEQARQADEAIKKGLYKGPLHGIPYGLKDLFAVKGYKTTWGSVPYKDQVIDEDAFVYTQLKKAGAVLCAKLTLGELAYADLWFGGRTRNPWNGKLGSSGSSAGSASATVAGLLPFAIGTETWGSIVSPSHTCGATGLRPTFGSVSRSGAMVLCWSLDKAGPICRSAEDAAIVFYHLKGTDGKDAGAITRAFNYTGKADLKKLRIACAANYFKNLSPTAPQWAVLETLRKAGADIREVNFPDSTIYPFNIMDIVLSAESAAAFDELTRSNQDDLIRRQDKNFWPNSFRVSRFVPAAEYINANRHRYALMEKLNAFIKLYDVIIVPTFSGNQLAMTNLTGHPVVVFPVGFSQNGLPTSITLLGNLYDEATILAVAKAYQDATDFHTKHPEKFKQ from the coding sequence ATGAAGCATGTTCTATTGGTCCTGTCATTCTTCATTCTATACACAACACAGGCACAACAGAAAGCAGATACCACAACCATCACACAGGCCGCCAGGCTCAGCGATCTTTCCTTTACGGCGGCAGAAAAAGATTCCATGGTGGATGGACTGAATGATAACCTGCAGCATTACCGGAAAATGCACGAGCTATCCATTCCCAACAGTCTACCCTACCCTTTTGCTTTTAACCCCGCCCCGCATGGCTATACCGTGCCGGTAAAACAGGCAGCCGTCGCTTTTAATATACCAGCCAATATAAATCTGCCGGCCAACAGGAATGAGCTGGCCTTCTACTCCCTGCTGCAACTGGCCTCCCTTATCAAATACAAAAAGATCAGCTCGGTGGAATTAACCACCTTCTTCCTGGACCGGTTAAAAAAATGGGGCGATACACTGGAATGTGTCATTACCCTTACACCGGAGCTGGCCCTGGAACAGGCCAGGCAGGCCGATGAAGCCATTAAAAAAGGGCTGTACAAAGGGCCACTGCATGGTATTCCCTATGGCCTCAAAGACCTCTTTGCCGTAAAAGGTTATAAAACCACCTGGGGTTCGGTACCCTATAAGGACCAGGTAATAGACGAAGATGCTTTTGTATATACGCAGTTGAAAAAAGCAGGTGCCGTGCTGTGCGCCAAGCTCACGCTGGGAGAATTGGCGTATGCCGACTTATGGTTTGGCGGGCGCACCCGCAATCCCTGGAACGGGAAGCTGGGTTCCAGTGGCTCCTCTGCCGGTTCGGCTTCTGCTACCGTAGCAGGCCTGTTGCCTTTTGCGATCGGCACAGAAACCTGGGGCTCTATTGTATCCCCCTCTCATACCTGCGGCGCTACCGGCCTGCGCCCCACCTTTGGATCGGTAAGTCGCAGCGGCGCTATGGTACTGTGCTGGAGTCTTGATAAAGCAGGGCCTATTTGCCGCAGCGCAGAAGATGCCGCCATTGTATTCTATCATCTCAAAGGAACAGATGGTAAAGATGCAGGGGCCATCACCCGCGCGTTTAACTATACCGGTAAAGCGGATCTCAAAAAGCTGCGTATCGCCTGTGCCGCCAACTACTTTAAGAACCTGTCTCCCACAGCGCCCCAGTGGGCCGTGCTGGAAACCTTACGCAAGGCAGGCGCCGATATCAGGGAAGTCAACTTCCCCGATTCAACTATCTACCCATTCAACATCATGGACATAGTGCTCAGTGCTGAATCGGCCGCTGCTTTTGATGAGCTGACACGCAGTAACCAGGATGACCTCATCCGCCGGCAGGACAAGAATTTCTGGCCCAACAGCTTCCGGGTGTCGCGCTTCGTTCCTGCCGCTGAATACATCAATGCCAACCGTCACCGGTATGCACTCATGGAAAAACTAAATGCCTTTATCAAACTATATGATGTGATCATTGTGCCCACGTTCAGCGGCAATCAACTGGCCATGACCAACCTTACCGGTCATCCGGTGGTCGTATTCCCAGTGGGGTTTAGCCAAAATGGATTGCCCACCAGCATCACCTTGCTGGGCAACCTCTATGATGAAGCCACCATCCTCGCCGTAGCCAAAGCTTACCAGGATGCCACAGATTTTCACACCAAACACCCCGAAAAGTTTAAACAATAA
- a CDS encoding type 1 glutamine amidotransferase: MFAGIYMSDYTYIRIAILDLYEGQPNQGMRCIRELLTQYGQTHQVNISWDEFDVRLKNELPDLSYDIYISSGGPGSPLDSEGSEWENQYFNWLQTVEDYNNAAHNPVKKNVLFICHSFQLACRYFRVAQVAKRRSTAFGVFPVHMLETGKEEPVFAGLNDPFYAVDSRDYQVIQPDNKQLRKLGATLLAIEKERPHIPLERAIMAIRFNHYMIGTQFHPEADASGMSMYLQREDKKHTVIENHGFEKWQSMIEQLNDPDKIGYTYSHVIPNFLKQAIDKLVTVEAG; this comes from the coding sequence ATGTTTGCAGGCATCTATATGAGCGATTATACCTACATACGCATAGCAATCCTAGATCTCTATGAAGGCCAGCCCAACCAGGGCATGCGCTGTATCCGGGAATTATTAACCCAATATGGGCAAACCCATCAGGTCAATATCAGTTGGGATGAGTTTGATGTAAGGCTCAAAAACGAGTTACCCGATCTTTCCTACGACATCTATATCTCCAGCGGCGGCCCCGGCTCTCCCCTTGACAGTGAAGGCAGTGAGTGGGAGAACCAGTATTTCAATTGGTTGCAAACCGTAGAAGACTATAACAACGCCGCACACAACCCGGTCAAAAAGAACGTCTTATTCATCTGCCACTCCTTTCAGTTGGCCTGCCGGTACTTCCGGGTAGCGCAGGTGGCCAAAAGAAGGTCTACCGCCTTTGGCGTATTCCCTGTCCACATGCTCGAAACCGGTAAAGAGGAACCTGTATTCGCCGGCCTGAACGACCCTTTCTATGCAGTAGACAGCCGGGACTACCAGGTGATACAACCCGATAATAAGCAACTGCGGAAACTGGGCGCCACCCTGCTGGCCATTGAAAAAGAACGTCCGCACATCCCGCTCGAAAGGGCTATCATGGCTATCCGCTTTAATCACTACATGATCGGCACACAGTTTCACCCCGAAGCCGATGCTTCCGGTATGAGTATGTACCTGCAGCGGGAAGATAAAAAACACACTGTCATAGAAAACCATGGCTTTGAAAAGTGGCAATCCATGATAGAGCAACTCAACGATCCTGATAAAATAGGTTATACCTACTCGCATGTAATACCCAACTTCCTCAAACAAGCTATTGACAAACTGGTAACAGTAGAAGCCGGGTAA
- a CDS encoding amidohydrolase yields the protein MRTTCYLILLTILFSCQSKKQADLIVYNAIVYTVDSSFSTTEAIAVKDGKIIATGKTDDLLAQYDAKEKKDAQGNFIYPGLIDAHAHFFRYGIGLQTADLVATTSWDEILKKLQGFAAQNPEGWIIGRGWDQNDWPVKEFPVNDQLNQLFPDRPVLLTRIDGHAAIANKKALELAGLQLGVTLTGGTVEVKQGKLTGILIDNAIDLVRVKVPAPTPEQIKKGVLQAQQYCFAVGLTTVDDCGLDHEEITFIDSLQRSGDLKMRIYAMLSDAPKNYDYIFAKGKIKTDRLNVRSFKVYADGALGSRGACLLEPYSDRPGWRGFLLSNPAHFDSVASLLFTKGYQMCTHAIGDSGNRAILNIYGKYLTGKNDLRWRIEHAQVLNQHDFNLFGQYSIIPSVQPTHATSDMYWAADRLGPQRVKGAYAFNDLFKQNGWIPLGTDFPVEDISPFKTFYAAVVRKDAKGWPEGGYQVENALSRGDALRGMTIWAAKSNFEETEKGSLETGKLADFIIINKDLMKAPEKELLQVQVLATYIQGEKVFEK from the coding sequence ATGAGAACTACTTGTTACCTCATCCTGTTAACCATCCTATTCTCCTGCCAATCTAAAAAGCAGGCAGACCTCATTGTATACAATGCCATCGTATATACAGTAGACTCCTCCTTTTCCACCACAGAGGCCATTGCCGTAAAAGACGGTAAGATCATCGCTACCGGTAAAACCGACGACCTATTGGCCCAATACGATGCCAAAGAAAAGAAAGACGCGCAGGGGAACTTCATTTACCCAGGACTGATAGATGCCCATGCCCACTTCTTCCGCTATGGAATAGGATTACAAACCGCCGACCTGGTAGCTACCACCAGTTGGGACGAGATCCTGAAAAAACTACAGGGCTTCGCAGCACAAAATCCCGAAGGATGGATCATTGGCCGTGGCTGGGACCAGAATGACTGGCCCGTTAAAGAATTTCCTGTCAATGACCAGCTCAATCAATTATTCCCCGACCGGCCGGTACTGCTCACCCGCATTGACGGACATGCCGCCATTGCCAATAAAAAAGCACTGGAACTCGCCGGCCTGCAGCTGGGTGTTACCTTAACCGGTGGTACCGTAGAAGTAAAGCAGGGAAAACTAACTGGTATATTAATAGACAATGCCATCGACCTGGTAAGGGTAAAAGTACCCGCTCCTACGCCTGAGCAAATAAAGAAAGGTGTATTGCAGGCGCAGCAATATTGTTTTGCAGTGGGATTAACCACCGTAGATGATTGTGGTCTGGACCATGAAGAAATTACCTTCATCGATAGTCTGCAACGTTCCGGCGATCTCAAAATGCGCATCTATGCTATGCTCAGTGATGCACCGAAGAACTATGACTACATCTTCGCCAAAGGCAAAATAAAAACCGACCGGTTAAATGTGCGTTCCTTCAAAGTATATGCAGATGGTGCACTGGGCTCAAGAGGCGCCTGCCTGTTGGAACCTTATAGCGACCGGCCCGGCTGGAGAGGGTTTCTGTTGAGCAATCCCGCTCATTTCGATTCGGTGGCCAGCCTGCTTTTCACCAAAGGTTACCAGATGTGTACCCACGCCATTGGTGATTCCGGCAATCGCGCCATCCTGAACATCTATGGCAAATACCTCACCGGCAAAAATGATCTCCGCTGGCGCATTGAACATGCGCAGGTGCTCAATCAACATGACTTCAACCTCTTTGGCCAGTACAGTATCATTCCTTCGGTACAGCCTACCCATGCTACCAGCGATATGTACTGGGCCGCAGACCGGTTGGGGCCACAGCGGGTCAAAGGCGCATATGCGTTCAACGATCTGTTCAAACAAAATGGCTGGATACCACTCGGCACCGATTTCCCGGTAGAGGACATCTCTCCCTTCAAAACTTTCTATGCTGCGGTAGTGCGTAAAGATGCCAAAGGCTGGCCGGAAGGTGGTTACCAGGTGGAAAATGCATTAAGCAGGGGGGACGCCCTGCGCGGTATGACCATCTGGGCAGCAAAGTCCAACTTTGAAGAAACAGAAAAAGGAAGCCTCGAAACCGGTAAGCTGGCCGACTTTATCATCATCAATAAAGACCTGATGAAAGCGCCCGAAAAAGAATTATTACAGGTGCAGGTACTGGCTACCTATATACAGGGAGAAAAAGTATTTGAAAAGTAA
- a CDS encoding alkaline phosphatase family protein: MFFCKERSWMMLVILLACNRGNAQETDTVQRMVTGRRNSAAQQAKPYVIMISADGFRYDYAHKYAATNLLRLSRQGVRARSMQPAFPSLTFPNHYTLATGLYPAHHGLVNNNFYDPTRGARYSMSNKTIAYDSSWYGGGPLWVLAEKEQLLAACFYWVGSEVAVQGVRPTYYYLYNEAIPINERLKTVKHWLQLPEAERPHLITFYFPEVDHEGHAHGPDSKETAAAVHFVDSAIGRLCAMVDSLQLPVNYVFVSDHGMAAADTVNTLRVPPVDTTRFVTVAGDVLVNYYAKDKALIPELYQQLKSTADGYDVYLPDESPAGWHYRKQDDRYNRIGDVLLVARYPRMFTWGNKRPNPGRHGYDPQVVKDMGATFMAWGPAFKKGKVIAPFENIHVYALVARILGLTIDQPVDSKENVLNKIIK; encoded by the coding sequence ATGTTCTTTTGTAAGGAGAGATCATGGATGATGCTGGTCATACTGTTGGCCTGTAATAGGGGCAATGCCCAGGAAACAGATACCGTTCAACGAATGGTGACAGGCCGCCGGAATAGTGCGGCGCAGCAGGCAAAACCTTATGTGATCATGATCTCGGCCGATGGGTTCCGGTATGATTATGCGCATAAGTATGCTGCTACCAACCTGCTGCGGTTGAGCCGCCAGGGGGTAAGGGCGCGGTCTATGCAGCCTGCTTTTCCATCCCTTACTTTTCCCAATCATTATACGCTGGCTACGGGATTGTATCCTGCCCATCATGGGTTGGTGAATAATAACTTTTATGACCCTACCCGTGGCGCGCGTTATTCCATGTCGAATAAGACCATTGCTTATGACTCCTCCTGGTATGGTGGTGGACCGTTATGGGTGTTGGCAGAAAAAGAACAATTACTGGCTGCCTGTTTTTATTGGGTAGGCAGTGAGGTGGCGGTGCAGGGTGTGCGACCCACTTATTATTACCTGTATAACGAAGCTATTCCCATCAATGAACGATTAAAAACGGTGAAGCACTGGCTTCAGTTGCCGGAGGCAGAAAGACCCCACCTGATCACGTTCTATTTCCCGGAGGTGGACCATGAAGGTCATGCACATGGGCCGGACAGTAAAGAGACGGCAGCCGCGGTACATTTTGTTGACAGTGCCATCGGCAGGTTGTGTGCGATGGTAGATTCCCTGCAACTGCCGGTTAATTATGTTTTTGTATCCGATCATGGCATGGCGGCTGCTGATACAGTCAATACGTTGCGGGTACCGCCCGTAGATACTACCAGGTTTGTGACGGTGGCCGGTGATGTATTGGTGAATTATTATGCGAAGGATAAAGCATTGATCCCGGAGCTCTATCAGCAGTTGAAGTCAACTGCCGATGGTTATGATGTGTACCTGCCCGACGAGTCGCCGGCAGGCTGGCATTACCGGAAGCAGGATGACCGTTATAACCGCATAGGCGATGTTTTATTAGTGGCCCGTTATCCCCGGATGTTCACCTGGGGCAATAAGCGTCCCAATCCCGGTCGCCATGGTTATGATCCGCAGGTGGTGAAGGATATGGGCGCTACTTTTATGGCCTGGGGGCCTGCCTTTAAAAAAGGTAAGGTGATTGCTCCTTTTGAGAATATACATGTGTATGCATTGGTAGCGCGGATACTGGGGCTGACAATAGATCAACCGGTTGATAGTAAGGAGAATGTGTTAAATAAGATCATCAAGTAG
- a CDS encoding T9SS type A sorting domain-containing protein, with protein sequence MRKSTLRTAAAGLCVCLTLFASAQKQRNLPNTHLQHRCGTMELLNKIIQDDPAILQRWKEEGQKQYNAYLQRKQDQSGQRIQAGEIIIPVVFHLVGPSNVLNVIPDRDVYEQLEILNQDFAGKKAAFYKANGVFAPEFVSAIADIPVRFVLARRDPSGAATNGIERRVTTQTFSQTTINLLKSTSGGGQDPWDVSKYLNIWCAVFSDNLLGIATFPFTNSTAIGPQGVAIHLAVLGANPCRGYYSTVYDQGSTLSHEVGHYLYLWHTFGDNTACNNLDFRIQSGWPLTPAASNDDTPPEKADENTMYGNVSGIYGDGCQTAPPGMMYMNFMNYYDDRSLFIFTNGQKERVMATLDMYRHDLMMSDADLPPAPVTDAYLVSITPMGKCDSRSPVLDNTPLKAIIRNYGTTPLTAVTINVKLDAAAAVPTTFPLSLAAGGDTTLNLGNITGAMGNHTIVVYTTAPNGSADNYLHNDTLTTRVNIRTNYLTAPFTQDFNGSTFPPRLTATNDLWYVNNPTGANTWQLSDVDFFTSGAVAAANYDYNEPGQFEDLVTPPIDFTGFDSSVLSFRVAHARYDDPSYTWDGLEVHASNDGGQNWFIIYKKTGKDLETQDDLETSAFDPEDDDDLWRTETVNLTPFISSGQKVILKFRNVNAYGNNIFIDDIGVTAAIQPGRDAAITAIKGIPPFQCNKFDITPVVVIANKAKSTLTTVKVNYSIDNGTVTTITWNGTIGKGEAIDYALGNIANLPAGAHVLTVYTSLPNNGADEYPTNDTLRFRFTIFVPVSAPITQGFESGTFPPAGWGLSTSGTNFTWERNTLSSTEQSASAWVRNYRSTSGQTDDLYSPIIKAEANIDSTYIRFDMAHATSVFPGSTAIPMDTLEVLVSTDCGNTYTSVYKKWGIELQTVGNPNEPLVYDRANDPVGFVPNSNYWRREFIDVSKYVPAGSNFQVIFRNTSNAGNNTFLDNINISTVTLPAKLKAEGYLIYPNPFSGYFEVRHLLPPTSLKGMVVISSSGQVVYQQTFNGNAANNIRVDLSRFSSGVYTLRMFYDDKVVTQRVIKRPY encoded by the coding sequence TTGAGAAAATCTACTCTACGTACTGCAGCAGCGGGTTTATGTGTATGCCTTACCTTGTTTGCTTCGGCACAAAAACAAAGAAACCTCCCTAACACCCACCTCCAGCACCGGTGCGGAACAATGGAACTCCTCAATAAGATCATTCAGGATGATCCGGCCATTCTACAAAGATGGAAGGAAGAGGGACAAAAACAATACAACGCATACCTTCAGCGCAAGCAGGACCAAAGCGGTCAGCGTATACAGGCCGGAGAGATCATCATTCCGGTGGTATTCCACCTGGTAGGCCCCAGCAATGTGTTGAATGTTATTCCCGACAGGGACGTTTACGAACAGTTGGAGATCCTGAACCAGGATTTCGCTGGTAAAAAAGCAGCCTTCTACAAGGCCAATGGCGTCTTTGCACCTGAATTTGTATCGGCCATTGCTGATATACCGGTGCGGTTTGTACTGGCCAGGCGCGATCCTTCCGGCGCTGCCACCAATGGTATTGAGCGCCGCGTTACCACCCAAACATTTTCACAAACTACCATCAACCTGTTAAAGAGTACTTCCGGTGGAGGCCAGGATCCCTGGGATGTAAGCAAATACCTCAACATCTGGTGCGCTGTCTTCTCCGATAACCTGTTGGGTATCGCTACCTTTCCGTTTACCAACTCTACTGCCATCGGGCCGCAGGGCGTTGCCATCCACCTCGCTGTGCTGGGCGCCAATCCCTGCCGTGGTTACTATTCCACCGTATATGACCAGGGCTCCACGCTTTCCCATGAAGTAGGCCACTACCTTTACCTGTGGCATACCTTCGGTGACAATACCGCCTGCAATAACCTTGATTTCAGGATACAGTCCGGCTGGCCATTAACACCCGCCGCTTCCAATGATGATACACCACCGGAAAAAGCCGATGAGAATACCATGTATGGTAATGTAAGTGGTATCTATGGCGACGGATGCCAGACCGCACCACCCGGTATGATGTACATGAACTTCATGAACTATTATGACGACCGCTCCCTGTTTATATTTACCAACGGGCAAAAAGAACGGGTAATGGCTACGCTCGACATGTACAGGCATGACCTGATGATGTCTGATGCCGATCTGCCACCAGCCCCTGTTACCGATGCGTATCTCGTCAGCATTACACCGATGGGTAAATGCGACAGCAGAAGCCCTGTGCTTGACAATACACCGTTGAAGGCCATTATACGTAACTACGGTACTACCCCCCTCACGGCCGTTACCATCAATGTAAAATTAGATGCGGCAGCGGCAGTACCTACTACTTTCCCATTAAGCCTGGCAGCCGGCGGCGATACCACCCTGAACCTCGGCAACATCACCGGCGCTATGGGCAATCATACGATAGTGGTATATACTACGGCGCCCAATGGCAGTGCAGATAATTACCTGCACAATGATACCCTCACCACCAGGGTTAACATCCGTACCAATTACCTCACAGCGCCTTTCACACAGGATTTCAATGGCAGCACCTTCCCGCCAAGGCTCACTGCAACCAACGACCTTTGGTATGTGAACAATCCTACCGGGGCCAATACCTGGCAGTTGAGTGATGTAGACTTCTTTACTTCCGGCGCAGTAGCTGCTGCCAACTATGACTACAATGAGCCCGGCCAGTTTGAAGACCTGGTCACCCCTCCTATTGATTTTACCGGTTTCGATAGTTCAGTATTGAGCTTCCGCGTAGCGCATGCCCGCTATGATGACCCCAGTTATACCTGGGATGGGCTGGAAGTACACGCCTCCAATGATGGCGGTCAAAACTGGTTCATCATCTATAAAAAAACGGGTAAAGACCTGGAAACACAAGACGACCTTGAAACCAGCGCCTTTGACCCGGAAGATGATGATGATTTGTGGCGGACTGAAACCGTCAACCTGACGCCATTTATCAGCAGTGGGCAAAAGGTCATCCTTAAATTCAGGAACGTAAATGCCTATGGCAACAATATATTCATTGATGACATTGGCGTTACCGCTGCCATTCAGCCCGGCAGGGATGCCGCCATTACGGCTATCAAAGGCATACCGCCTTTCCAGTGTAATAAATTCGACATTACACCGGTGGTGGTCATTGCCAACAAAGCCAAATCAACGCTCACTACCGTGAAGGTCAATTACAGCATTGACAATGGCACTGTCACCACAATCACCTGGAATGGAACCATCGGTAAAGGCGAAGCAATCGACTACGCCCTGGGCAATATTGCCAACCTCCCTGCAGGCGCCCATGTATTGACGGTGTACACTTCTTTGCCCAATAACGGTGCAGATGAATATCCAACCAATGATACCTTACGGTTCAGGTTCACCATCTTTGTACCAGTCAGTGCGCCAATCACACAAGGATTTGAATCAGGCACCTTCCCGCCAGCCGGTTGGGGTCTGTCAACCTCCGGTACCAACTTCACCTGGGAAAGAAACACGCTCAGCTCCACTGAACAGAGCGCTTCTGCCTGGGTACGCAATTACAGAAGTACCTCCGGACAAACAGATGACCTCTATTCTCCGATTATCAAAGCGGAAGCCAATATTGATTCCACCTACATCAGGTTTGATATGGCCCATGCCACTTCCGTATTCCCCGGCAGTACAGCCATTCCCATGGACACACTGGAAGTACTGGTATCCACCGATTGCGGCAATACCTATACCTCTGTATACAAAAAATGGGGTATAGAATTGCAAACAGTAGGTAATCCCAATGAGCCGCTCGTCTATGACCGCGCTAATGATCCGGTCGGCTTCGTGCCCAACAGCAACTACTGGAGAAGGGAATTCATTGATGTATCAAAATATGTCCCTGCCGGAAGCAACTTCCAGGTCATCTTCAGGAATACCAGCAATGCCGGTAACAATACCTTCCTGGACAATATCAATATCTCTACCGTTACGCTGCCGGCCAAACTGAAAGCGGAAGGATACCTCATTTATCCCAATCCTTTCAGCGGCTACTTCGAGGTACGGCACCTGCTGCCGCCCACCAGCCTGAAGGGGATGGTAGTGATCAGTTCATCAGGACAGGTCGTGTACCAGCAAACATTCAATGGCAACGCTGCCAATAACATCCGGGTTGATCTCAGCCGCTTCAGCAGTGGCGTATACACCCTCAGGATGTTCTACGATGATAAAGTAGTCACCCAGCGCGTCATTAAGAGACCATACTAA
- a CDS encoding SGNH/GDSL hydrolase family protein — protein sequence MKKTIVIASFISLLMAFTLPQQKQRIVFFGDSITQAGAKPGGYIMVLGDLLKQKGVQDQYELIGAGIGGNKAYDLYLRMEEDVLAKNPTTVVIWVGVNDVWHKKTSGTGTDADKFEKFYHAIIKKLQAKNIKVVICTPAAIGERTDFSNELDGDLNKYANIIRQIAQKNNVGLIDLRKTFLEYNLANNPENKDRNILTTDGVHLNEKGNQLVAEQMMKGLIK from the coding sequence ATGAAAAAAACGATCGTTATTGCCTCCTTTATCAGCTTATTAATGGCCTTTACCCTTCCCCAGCAAAAACAACGTATTGTATTCTTTGGCGACTCCATTACCCAGGCAGGTGCAAAACCCGGTGGTTACATTATGGTATTGGGCGACCTGCTGAAGCAAAAAGGCGTACAGGACCAATATGAGCTCATAGGTGCAGGTATTGGCGGCAATAAGGCGTATGATCTCTATCTCCGCATGGAGGAGGATGTGCTGGCAAAAAATCCCACCACCGTTGTAATATGGGTAGGGGTGAATGATGTATGGCACAAAAAAACATCCGGTACCGGTACAGATGCCGACAAGTTTGAAAAATTCTACCATGCCATCATCAAAAAACTGCAGGCTAAAAACATTAAAGTAGTCATCTGCACGCCCGCTGCTATCGGAGAACGCACAGACTTCAGCAATGAACTGGATGGCGACCTGAACAAGTATGCCAACATCATCCGCCAGATAGCCCAAAAGAACAATGTGGGCCTTATTGATCTCCGCAAAACTTTTCTCGAATACAACCTGGCCAACAATCCGGAGAACAAAGACAGGAACATCCTCACCACCGACGGCGTGCACCTCAATGAAAAGGGCAACCAGCTCGTGGCAGAGCAAATGATGAAGGGCCTTATCAAATAA